A part of Misgurnus anguillicaudatus chromosome 6, ASM2758022v2, whole genome shotgun sequence genomic DNA contains:
- the rps27l gene encoding 40S ribosomal protein S27-like: MPLAKDLLNPSFDFERRQHKKKRLVQSPNSYFMDVKCPGCYKITTVFSHAQTVVLCVGCSTVLCQPTGGKARLTEGCSFRRKQH; the protein is encoded by the exons ATGCCT CTGGCCAAGGATCTGCTCAACCCATCTTTTGATTTTGAGAGAAGACAGCACAAAAAGAAAAGACTTGTGCAAAGTCCCAACTCTTACTTTATGGATGTAAAATGTCCAG GTTGTTATAAAATCACCACTGTGTTCAGTCACGCACAGACAGTTGTGTTGTGTGTTGGGTGCTCCACAGTGCTGTGTCAGCCCACAGGTGGGAAGGCCAGGCTGACTGAAG GTTGTTCTTTCAGAAGGAAGCAACACTGA
- the dnaja gene encoding dnaJ homolog subfamily A member 4, with product MVRETGYYDLLGVSPNASLDELKKAYRKLALKYHPDKNPNEGEKFKLISQAYEVLSDPKKRELYDQGGEQAIKEGGMGGGGFSSPMDIFDMFFGGGGRMQRERKGKNVVHQLGVTLEELYNGSTRKLGLQKNVICEKCDGYGGKKGTLEKCSTCKGRGVQVQVQQIGPGMIQQIQSMCSDCQGQGERFSSKDRCKNCNGRKVERKKKILEVHIDKGMKDGQRITFNGEGDQEPGLEPGDVIIVLDLKEHPVFQRQGDNLIMKMKIKLVEALCGFNKTVRTLDDRTLIVHSSPGNVIRPNDLKCIYNEGMPLYKEPYEKGLLIVKFEIEFPEKHWLPENMLPDLERLLPPREHIMVSDDMEEVDLCEMSDYENQKRSYSREAYEEDEGPRQSGVQCQTQ from the exons ATGGTTCGAGAAACCGGTTACTACGACCTGCTCGGCGTCAGCCCCAATGCGAGCTTGGACGAGCTTAAGAAGGCATATCGCAAACTGGCGTTGAAATATCACCCGGATAAGAACCCGAATGAAGGCGAAAAA TTCAAACTTATATCACAAGCCTATGAGGTCCTGTCAGACCCTAAAAAGCGTGAACTTTATGATCAAGGTGGCGAACAAGCTATCAAGGAGGGTGGTATGGGAGGAGGGGGCTTCTCCTCACCCATGGATATTTTCGACATGTTCTTTGGTGGCGGAGGCAGAATGCAAAGAGAAAGGAAAG GTAAAAACGTGGTTCACCAACTTGGAGTCACGCTAGAGGAATTGTACAATGGCTCAACAAGAAAACTCGGTCTTCAGAAGAATGTCATCTGTGAGAAATGTGATG GCTACGGAGGCAAGAAGGGCACGCTTGAAAAATGCTCAACCTGTAAAGGAAGGGGCGTGCAGGTCCAGGTACAACAAATTGGACCTGGAATGATTCAGCAGATTCAGAGCATGTGTTCAGACTGCCAAGGACAGGGAGAGAGATTCAGCTCCAAGGACCGATGCAAGAACTGCAATGGACGCAAAGTAGAACGCAAGAAGAAAATTCTTGAAGTTCACATTGACAAAG GTATGAAGGACGGCCAGAGAATTACTTTTAATGGAGAAGGAGATCAAGAGCCAGGACTGGAGCCTGGTGATGTCATCATCGTTCTGGACTTAAAAGAACATCCTGTTTTCCAAAGGCAAGGCGATAACCTGATCATGAAAATGAAGATCAAGCTGGTAGAGGCCCTATGTGGGTTCAATAAGACAGTTCGCACACTAGATGACAGAACACTCATCGTTCATTCATCTCCAG gtaatgtAATAAGACCAAATGacctaaaatgtatttataacgAGGGCATGCCTCTCTACAAAGAACCTTATGAGAAAGGTCTACTCATCGTAAAGTTTGAG ATTGAGTTCCCAGAGAAACACTGGCTACCTGAGAACATGCTGCCTGATCTGGAAAGGTTACTCCCACCCAGAGAACACATCATGGTGTCTGATGATATGGAAGAGGTTGACCTCTGTGAAATGAGTGACTATGAAAATCAAAAGAGGAGCTACAGTCGTGAAGCCTACGAAGAGGATGAAGGCCCCAGGCAAAGTGGCGTGCAATGCCAGACTCAGTGA